A section of the Catalinimonas alkaloidigena genome encodes:
- a CDS encoding ligase-associated DNA damage response exonuclease, with protein sequence MAHRSLLEFTDRGIYCAAGDFYIDPWQPVDRAVLTHAHADHARPGSRLYVAHHHSQHILRLRLGEDINLETVDYQEERLINGVRVSLHPAGHIRGSAQVRIEYKGEVWVVSGDYKTEPDGLIEAFEPVRCHSFVTESTFGLPVFRWQPQEELKAELNQWWRENSAHGVASCLFGYALGKAQRLLGMLDLSIGPVWVHGAVFNVNAALRQDEMALPEFPRITGDLKKDQFRQAMIVAPPSALNTPWMRKFAPYATGLASGWMAMRGVRRRRAVDRGFVLSDHADWDGLLETIRATEAEHIYVTHGYKATLARWLREQGWDAHEVDTLYTGERDEVEAAAEAELEG encoded by the coding sequence ATGGCCCACCGCTCTCTTCTGGAATTTACCGACCGCGGCATCTACTGCGCCGCCGGCGATTTTTACATCGATCCCTGGCAACCGGTCGACCGCGCCGTGCTGACGCACGCCCACGCCGACCACGCCCGTCCCGGCAGTCGTCTTTACGTAGCGCACCACCACTCGCAACACATCCTCCGCCTGCGGTTGGGAGAAGACATAAACCTGGAAACGGTTGACTATCAGGAAGAACGTCTGATCAACGGCGTACGCGTCTCGTTGCATCCGGCCGGACACATCCGCGGCTCGGCGCAGGTTCGCATTGAGTACAAAGGCGAAGTCTGGGTGGTGTCGGGCGACTACAAAACCGAACCCGACGGCCTGATCGAAGCCTTCGAGCCGGTCCGGTGCCATTCGTTCGTGACGGAATCGACGTTCGGGTTGCCGGTGTTTCGTTGGCAGCCGCAGGAAGAACTCAAAGCCGAGCTGAACCAATGGTGGCGCGAAAACAGCGCCCACGGCGTGGCCAGTTGTCTGTTTGGATACGCCCTCGGCAAAGCACAACGGCTCCTGGGCATGCTCGACCTTTCCATCGGACCCGTGTGGGTACACGGAGCGGTATTCAACGTAAACGCTGCGCTGCGGCAAGACGAAATGGCCCTGCCCGAGTTTCCGCGCATTACGGGCGACCTGAAAAAAGATCAGTTCCGGCAGGCGATGATTGTGGCGCCTCCCTCGGCGCTCAACACGCCGTGGATGCGCAAATTTGCCCCGTACGCAACCGGGCTGGCTTCCGGCTGGATGGCGATGCGGGGGGTACGGCGGCGGCGGGCGGTCGATCGTGGGTTTGTCCTCTCCGACCACGCTGACTGGGACGGACTGCTGGAGACCATTCGTGCTACCGAGGCCGAACACATCTACGTGACGCACGGTTACAAGGCCACACTGGCCCGCTGGCTTCGCGAGCAAGGCTGGGACGCCCACGAGGTGGATACCCTCTACACCGGCGAGCGCGACGAGGTAGAGGCTGCTGCCGAAGCCGAACTAGAAGGGTAA
- a CDS encoding GNAT family N-acetyltransferase → MHCQSLVDVPLDELHATFLEAFSDYLIPMFPSTERFARKLKADGFDPALSAGVMVDGRLAGFILNSIGTWQGKKTAYNGGTGVVPAQRGRHFTQLMYEWLRPHLQAAHVEQCLLEVLTPNLPALRSYKNSGFRTERTLACFQGWVQPPAQLPSGGKIEALSFDRWPTLAAWQATPPAWQNHADVLVRAPDQREIWGLYHQNDLIGGAMYIPETNQVAQLAIRPDRRRQGWGTFLMLYLGSLRNEPLRVLNVDRRHPDAISFLESLGLTVFIDQYEMRLTLA, encoded by the coding sequence ATGCACTGTCAAAGTTTAGTCGACGTGCCGCTCGATGAGTTGCATGCAACGTTTCTGGAAGCGTTTTCCGACTATTTGATTCCCATGTTTCCGTCTACGGAACGCTTTGCCCGTAAGCTGAAGGCCGATGGTTTCGATCCGGCCTTGTCTGCCGGCGTAATGGTCGACGGCCGTCTGGCGGGTTTTATCCTGAACAGCATCGGCACCTGGCAGGGAAAGAAAACGGCCTACAACGGGGGCACCGGAGTCGTCCCCGCCCAGCGCGGACGCCATTTTACGCAACTCATGTACGAGTGGCTTCGCCCCCACTTGCAGGCAGCGCATGTAGAACAATGCCTGCTCGAAGTGCTTACGCCGAACCTGCCCGCGTTGCGGAGTTATAAAAACAGCGGCTTTCGTACGGAGCGGACGCTGGCCTGTTTTCAGGGCTGGGTCCAACCACCTGCCCAGCTGCCTTCCGGCGGCAAAATCGAGGCCTTGTCCTTCGACCGCTGGCCTACCCTAGCCGCCTGGCAAGCGACCCCACCGGCCTGGCAAAACCACGCCGATGTGCTGGTCCGTGCGCCCGATCAACGGGAAATCTGGGGACTTTATCACCAAAACGATCTGATCGGCGGAGCGATGTACATCCCTGAAACCAATCAGGTAGCGCAATTGGCCATTCGGCCTGACCGACGGCGCCAGGGCTGGGGCACGTTCCTGATGTTGTACCTCGGGAGTTTGCGCAACGAACCGCTCCGGGTATTGAACGTAGACCGCCGCCATCCCGACGCCATTTCGTTTCTGGAAAGCCTTGGTCTGACGGTTTTCATCGATCAGTACGAAATGCGGCTCACACTCGCGTGA
- a CDS encoding thioredoxin family protein, translating into MMETLLTPAKLETALSYEQYRALIDRLLEDEKTTGPDHSPTKIDYTKLNVHRMNRLDRTTVLNDDLRQTLLQLSESYTWLVLTEAWCGDAAQVIPVFYKIAESSPHITLKLLLRDENLDLMDQFLTNGGRSIPKLICLRDSDGAVVATWGPKPAPAQEMLREFKAHGDGDYKAFSERLHGWYAKDRTQTTQQELLELVKALSA; encoded by the coding sequence ATGATGGAGACGCTGCTTACGCCGGCGAAGCTGGAAACGGCGCTTTCGTACGAACAGTACCGCGCCCTGATCGACCGCCTGTTGGAAGACGAAAAGACGACGGGCCCCGACCATTCCCCCACCAAGATTGATTATACCAAACTGAATGTACACCGCATGAACCGCCTGGACCGGACCACGGTGCTGAACGACGACCTGCGGCAGACGTTGCTGCAACTGTCCGAATCGTACACGTGGCTGGTACTCACGGAGGCGTGGTGTGGCGATGCCGCGCAGGTGATTCCGGTGTTTTATAAAATCGCGGAATCGTCGCCCCACATCACGCTCAAGCTGCTGCTGCGCGACGAAAATCTGGACCTGATGGATCAGTTTCTGACCAACGGCGGGCGCTCCATTCCCAAGCTGATCTGCCTTCGCGATTCCGACGGCGCGGTGGTGGCCACCTGGGGACCAAAGCCCGCCCCGGCACAGGAAATGTTGCGGGAGTTCAAAGCCCACGGCGACGGTGACTACAAGGCCTTTTCTGAACGGCTGCACGGCTGGTATGCCAAAGACCGCACCCAGACGACGCAACAGGAACTGCTGGAATTGGTGAAGGCGTTGAGCGCCTGA
- a CDS encoding PLP-dependent aminotransferase family protein, with the protein MSKSAPQIDLPGLRLDRDRDCPLHQQLYAFLRTAIEEGRLQPNRRLPATRTLASEWGISRNVVMLAFEQLLLEGYLVAKTGSGTYVAPQNPTLLPEQPLVVPTPQRNRLPNHTAFQQAIPQHTGCFVPEKFVPFQTSVPSLRDFPFPVWSRLAAQVYRELHLYHLSYGNPAGYLPLREAIAKYVQVNRAVRCSPEQVIIVQGTQQALYLAGALLLRPGDPFWMEDPGYATARTILTAAGGVACPVPVGREGIDLDFAISQYPEARVAYVTPSHQYPMGGTLPYPTRKCLLQWAEQHEGWIIEDDYDSELRYSGKPLPSLQGMDQAGRVVYIGTFSKTLFPALRMAYLILPDAQTAHAFTRGKALLDQQSPLVEQLILTRFMEEGHFERHIRRMRQLYSHRQALLASLLEKLPALQTLTSSDAGMNLLAWLPETVNDQEVSAMLAQHGIVAPALSNYTLQHRQPPALVLGYAAFTDQQITKAAERLAGAFAQCELLASA; encoded by the coding sequence ATGAGCAAAAGCGCACCACAAATCGATCTGCCGGGCCTCCGCCTCGACCGCGACCGGGATTGTCCCCTGCACCAGCAGCTGTACGCGTTTCTGCGTACGGCCATCGAAGAGGGACGCCTGCAACCCAACCGCCGCCTACCCGCGACGCGCACGCTGGCCTCTGAGTGGGGCATCTCGCGCAATGTGGTCATGCTGGCGTTTGAGCAGCTTTTACTCGAAGGGTACCTCGTTGCAAAAACCGGATCGGGCACCTACGTAGCGCCCCAAAATCCGACGTTGTTGCCCGAACAACCTTTGGTGGTACCGACGCCACAACGCAACCGCTTGCCGAACCACACGGCTTTTCAACAAGCCATTCCTCAGCACACCGGCTGCTTTGTGCCAGAAAAGTTTGTGCCCTTCCAAACGTCGGTTCCTTCACTGCGCGACTTTCCGTTTCCCGTCTGGAGTCGCCTGGCCGCGCAGGTTTATCGTGAGTTGCACCTGTATCATCTAAGCTACGGCAACCCCGCCGGCTACCTGCCGTTGCGCGAAGCCATTGCAAAATATGTGCAGGTCAACCGGGCGGTGCGGTGCAGTCCTGAACAGGTCATCATCGTGCAGGGCACACAGCAGGCGCTTTACCTGGCGGGCGCGCTGCTCTTGCGGCCGGGTGACCCGTTCTGGATGGAAGATCCGGGCTATGCCACCGCACGTACCATTCTGACGGCCGCCGGGGGCGTTGCCTGTCCGGTACCGGTTGGGCGGGAAGGGATCGATCTGGATTTTGCGATTTCGCAGTACCCGGAGGCGCGAGTGGCGTACGTAACCCCTTCGCATCAATATCCGATGGGCGGCACCCTGCCCTACCCCACCCGCAAATGCCTGTTACAATGGGCCGAACAGCACGAGGGGTGGATCATCGAAGACGATTACGACAGCGAATTGCGCTATTCGGGCAAACCGCTGCCGTCGCTGCAAGGGATGGACCAGGCCGGGCGGGTGGTCTACATCGGCACATTCAGCAAAACGCTGTTCCCGGCGCTCCGGATGGCCTATTTGATTCTTCCTGATGCACAGACCGCGCACGCGTTCACCCGGGGCAAGGCGCTTCTGGATCAGCAAAGTCCGCTCGTAGAACAGCTGATCCTCACCCGTTTTATGGAAGAGGGGCATTTCGAACGACACATCCGCCGCATGCGCCAACTCTACAGCCACCGGCAGGCGTTGCTGGCTAGCCTGTTGGAAAAGCTACCGGCGCTGCAAACGCTCACCAGCTCCGATGCAGGGATGAACCTGCTAGCCTGGTTACCCGAGACGGTGAACGATCAGGAGGTATCTGCCATGTTGGCGCAACACGGGATTGTCGCGCCAGCATTGTCCAATTACACGCTGCAACACCGGCAACCGCCCGCGCTGGTATTAGGCTATGCCGCTTTTACCGACCAGCAGATTACCAAAGCCGCCGAGCGCCTGGCCGGAGCCTTTGCCCAATGCGAACTACTGGCCTCTGCATAA
- a CDS encoding glycosyltransferase family 9 protein yields the protein MKILIIRFSSIGDIVLTTPVIRAVKKQVPDAEVHFCTKKQYGLLVEDNPYVDKVHLLEEKLEPLVQQLKAERFDFLIDLHHNLRTWLIKQRLGVPSRTFNKLNREKWLYVNLKINRLPHVHIVDRYLEAARPLGVVPDEEGLDYFIPYRDEVERDWLPETHQQEYVVYAIGGQHNTKKLPVTRMIELCDKINKPIILLGGPEDRANGEEITRFFERHAQSANYEEGLRELNKKSLVYNACGQYNLNQSASLIKGARAVFSHDTGLMHIAAAFQKPVYSIWGNTTPLFGMYPYRTRFVVFENNRLACRPCSKIGYSKCPKGHFKCMNDLVFDFYIP from the coding sequence TTGAAGATCCTCATCATTCGCTTTTCTTCCATCGGCGACATCGTCCTGACCACGCCGGTGATCCGCGCCGTTAAAAAGCAGGTTCCTGACGCTGAAGTTCATTTCTGTACAAAGAAGCAATACGGGCTGCTGGTGGAGGATAATCCGTACGTCGACAAAGTACACCTCCTGGAAGAGAAACTGGAGCCGCTGGTGCAACAGCTCAAGGCCGAACGGTTCGATTTCCTGATCGACCTGCACCACAACCTCCGGACCTGGCTTATCAAACAACGGCTTGGCGTGCCTTCGCGAACGTTCAACAAACTGAACCGTGAAAAGTGGCTCTACGTCAACCTGAAAATCAACCGCCTACCGCACGTTCACATTGTGGACCGCTACCTGGAAGCCGCCCGTCCGCTGGGCGTAGTACCGGATGAAGAAGGGCTCGACTACTTTATTCCGTACCGCGACGAAGTAGAGCGCGACTGGCTGCCGGAAACGCACCAGCAGGAGTACGTGGTGTACGCCATCGGAGGGCAGCACAACACCAAAAAGTTGCCCGTCACCCGCATGATCGAACTGTGCGACAAGATCAACAAGCCCATCATTCTGCTGGGTGGGCCGGAAGATCGCGCCAACGGCGAAGAGATCACCCGGTTCTTCGAGCGCCATGCCCAATCGGCCAATTACGAAGAAGGGCTGCGCGAGCTCAACAAAAAGTCGCTGGTGTACAACGCCTGCGGGCAATACAACCTGAACCAGTCGGCCTCGCTGATCAAAGGCGCGCGCGCCGTCTTTTCGCACGATACGGGGCTGATGCACATTGCGGCGGCATTCCAGAAACCCGTGTATTCCATCTGGGGCAACACCACCCCGCTGTTCGGCATGTACCCATACCGGACCCGTTTCGTGGTGTTCGAAAACAACCGCCTGGCCTGCCGTCCGTGCTCCAAAATCGGCTATAGCAAGTGTCCTAAGGGCCATTTCAAATGCATGAACGACCTCGTCTTCGATTTTTACATTCCGTAA
- a CDS encoding carbon-nitrogen hydrolase produces the protein MTSLKVGLVQQACNRDKNHNIEKSIAGIRECAARGAELVVLQELHTNIYFCQAESVEMFNLAEPIPGESTQRFGEVAKELGIVLVTSLFERRAPGLYHNTAVVLERDGSIAGKYRKMHIPDDPAYYEKFYFTPGDLGFHPIETSVGRLGVLVCWDQWYPEAARLMAMGGADLLIYPTAIGWDRKDEFSEHTRQRDAWEISQRGHAVANGIPVIAVNRVGFEEDFSGITEGIQFWGHSFVAGSQGELLAVASGDQEENMVVELDRTRSENVRRIWPFFRDRRIDAYQDITQRFLV, from the coding sequence ATGACTTCACTGAAAGTAGGTCTGGTACAACAGGCCTGTAATCGCGACAAAAACCACAACATCGAAAAGAGCATCGCGGGCATTCGCGAGTGTGCGGCACGCGGGGCCGAACTGGTCGTGCTACAGGAACTGCATACCAACATCTATTTCTGCCAGGCCGAGTCGGTCGAGATGTTCAATCTGGCGGAGCCGATTCCGGGTGAATCGACGCAGCGTTTCGGCGAGGTGGCCAAAGAACTGGGCATCGTGCTGGTAACGTCGTTGTTCGAACGGCGGGCTCCCGGCTTGTACCACAACACGGCCGTGGTGCTGGAGCGCGACGGGTCCATCGCCGGAAAATACCGGAAGATGCACATCCCCGACGATCCGGCCTATTACGAAAAATTTTACTTCACGCCCGGCGACCTGGGCTTCCATCCGATCGAAACGTCGGTCGGACGGCTGGGCGTATTGGTTTGCTGGGATCAGTGGTATCCAGAAGCTGCCCGGCTGATGGCGATGGGAGGAGCCGATCTGCTGATCTACCCGACGGCCATTGGTTGGGACCGGAAGGACGAATTCAGCGAGCACACCCGCCAGCGCGACGCCTGGGAAATTTCGCAGCGCGGTCACGCCGTCGCCAACGGCATTCCGGTGATTGCGGTGAACCGGGTCGGTTTTGAAGAAGATTTCTCGGGCATCACCGAAGGCATCCAGTTCTGGGGGCACAGCTTCGTGGCGGGTTCGCAGGGCGAACTGCTGGCCGTTGCCTCGGGCGATCAGGAAGAGAATATGGTGGTGGAACTGGACCGGACGCGCAGCGAGAATGTCCGCCGCATCTGGCCGTTCTTCCGCGACCGCCGGATCGACGCTTACCAGGACATCACCCAGCGTTTTCTTGTGTAA
- a CDS encoding agmatine/peptidylarginine deiminase, which translates to MNHSVRFPAEWEPQSGVQLTFPHKNSDWAADLAQVIPCFVRIAEAISQHESLLVVCDKVAEVAPLLAHCDPARVRLVELPSNDTWARDHSGITVLEEGKPVVLDFMFNGWGLKFAADADNLLTGRLHAHGLFGEATLRRPGLVLEGGSLESDGQGTLLTTTECLLSPNRNPHLSQQEIEQELKHWLGVSRVLWLEHGSLEGDDTDAHIDTLARFCDPTTIAYVRCDQPDDPHYESFRRMEDELQAFRTADGKPYRLVPLPWPDAVYDKAGQRLPATYANFLILNEAVLLPLYNVPQDAEALRITQEIFPDHEVVGIDCSPLVLQHGSLHCVTMQYPTGVLNFK; encoded by the coding sequence ATGAATCACTCCGTTCGTTTCCCGGCCGAGTGGGAACCACAAAGCGGCGTGCAGCTGACATTTCCGCACAAAAACAGCGATTGGGCCGCCGATCTGGCGCAGGTCATCCCTTGCTTCGTCCGCATCGCCGAAGCAATCAGCCAACACGAGTCGCTGCTGGTCGTGTGCGATAAAGTGGCCGAGGTAGCGCCGCTGCTGGCCCATTGCGATCCCGCACGCGTCCGGTTGGTGGAGCTGCCGTCGAACGATACCTGGGCACGCGACCACAGCGGCATTACGGTACTGGAAGAGGGCAAGCCGGTTGTACTCGACTTTATGTTCAACGGGTGGGGGCTGAAATTTGCGGCCGATGCCGACAATTTGCTGACCGGCCGCTTGCATGCACACGGTCTATTTGGCGAGGCAACCTTACGCCGCCCCGGATTGGTGCTGGAAGGCGGATCGCTCGAATCGGATGGGCAGGGAACGCTGCTGACTACGACCGAGTGTCTGCTCTCGCCAAACCGAAATCCGCATCTCAGCCAGCAGGAAATCGAGCAGGAGCTGAAACATTGGTTGGGCGTGTCGCGGGTGCTTTGGTTGGAACACGGCAGTCTGGAAGGAGACGATACCGATGCCCACATCGATACCTTGGCTCGCTTCTGCGATCCGACGACCATCGCCTACGTACGCTGCGATCAGCCCGACGATCCTCATTACGAATCGTTCCGGCGCATGGAGGACGAGCTACAGGCTTTCCGCACTGCAGACGGAAAACCCTACCGCTTGGTGCCGTTGCCGTGGCCCGATGCGGTCTATGACAAAGCGGGGCAACGCCTGCCGGCAACGTACGCGAACTTCCTGATTTTGAACGAGGCCGTGCTGCTGCCGCTGTACAACGTGCCGCAGGATGCGGAAGCGTTGCGCATCACACAGGAAATCTTTCCGGATCACGAAGTCGTTGGAATTGATTGTTCACCACTGGTGTTACAACACGGCTCGCTCCACTGCGTAACCATGCAGTATCCGACGGGCGTATTGAACTTCAAGTGA
- a CDS encoding DUF4412 domain-containing protein has product MKLIRYGFLLLLIGLVSFAHAQDFEGRINYSIKVSGSNAQQLAAMMPKSYDLQMKEGKVRMKSDAAMMNDVLMLNDERVSYLMLPSQKKAFRIKMQDQNDQQENVSVEKTDETRSIAGYNCKKYVVSVKDPQSGVTQKQTIWATPALQLSKMQGSTGGMNIFYKDIDGTPLAITMETPMFSMEMTATNVSKESVPDAVFTVPSEYKVEDFDPAMLQGMGR; this is encoded by the coding sequence ATGAAACTTATCCGCTATGGGTTCCTGCTTCTGTTGATTGGGCTCGTCAGCTTCGCGCACGCCCAGGATTTTGAAGGCCGGATCAACTATTCGATCAAAGTTTCGGGTAGCAATGCGCAGCAGCTGGCCGCCATGATGCCCAAATCGTACGATCTGCAAATGAAAGAGGGCAAAGTCCGGATGAAGTCCGACGCCGCCATGATGAACGACGTGCTAATGCTGAACGACGAGCGGGTATCGTACCTGATGCTTCCTTCGCAGAAAAAGGCGTTCCGCATTAAAATGCAGGACCAGAACGACCAACAGGAAAACGTTTCGGTCGAAAAGACCGACGAGACGCGCAGCATTGCGGGCTACAACTGCAAGAAATACGTGGTTTCGGTGAAAGACCCGCAGTCGGGCGTTACGCAGAAGCAAACGATCTGGGCGACACCGGCGCTGCAACTCTCGAAAATGCAGGGAAGCACCGGGGGCATGAACATTTTCTACAAAGACATTGACGGCACCCCGCTGGCCATCACGATGGAAACGCCCATGTTTTCGATGGAGATGACCGCGACGAACGTTTCGAAAGAGTCGGTTCCCGATGCGGTGTTCACCGTTCCCAGCGAATACAAGGTAGAAGATTTCGATCCTGCCATGCTGCAAGGCATGGGTCGGTAA